Proteins from a single region of Nomia melanderi isolate GNS246 chromosome 9, iyNomMela1, whole genome shotgun sequence:
- the PIG-F gene encoding phosphatidylinositol glycan anchor biosynthesis class F, translating into MNVGNKFGQRLLLSYCSFTCIYFPGILILLKLNDNLYNVGKYKFIPVLLILLFAEVIKLFFPMFHSESAIIGKTDLRTSSKARRSLSRYIREIFKFLLVAFLLSVTYYIIIILFGAPVFMHHEETTMLTVTLTTLTFVPASLHLGVDGALEIITGTQSQKGNIFADAVKTNIQATLLGTWLGAIVIPLDWDRPWQAWPIPCVIGALLGYMIAHFITLAKTLPVLKLSNKVYR; encoded by the coding sequence ATGAACGTTGGAAACAAATTTGGCCAGAGGTTGCTCTTGTCGTATTGTTCCTTCACTTGCATTTATTTTCCTGGCATTCTGATATTACTCAAATTAAATGACAACTTGTACAATGTAGGGAAGTACAAGTTTATTCCAGTATTATTGATACTTCTCTTTGCAGAAGTCATTAAGCTTTTTTTCCCCATGTTTCATTCTGAATCAGCTATCATAGGGAAAACTGATTTAAGAACATCCTCAAAAGCTAGAAGATCTTTGTCAAGATACATTAGAGAGATCTTTAAATTCCTATTGGTCGCTTTTCTTTTGTctgttacatattatattataattatattgttcggTGCACCTGTATTTATGCACCATGAAGAAACTACCATGCTCACAGTTACATTGACCACTCTTACATTTGTTCCTGCTAGTCTGCATTTAGGGGTTGATGGTGCATTAGAAATTATAACAGGAACACAATCTCAAAAGGGTAATATTTTCGCGGATGCAGTGAAGACTAATATTCAAGCAACTCTTTTGGGCACTTGGTTAGGTGCTATTGTAATTCCATTAGATTGGGACCGTCCATGGCAAGCTTGGCCAATCCCTTGTGTAATAGGAGCTTTGCTTGGTTATATGATTGCACATTTTATTACTCTTGCAAAAACATTACCCGTATTAAAATTATCTAATAAAGTttatagataa
- the Fdh gene encoding alcohol dehydrogenase class-3 Fdh produces MLDTAGKVIKCKAAVAWKAKEPLSIEEVEVAPPKAHEVRIKVVAVALCHTDAYTLDGLDPEGIFPCILGHEGSGIVESVGEGVTEFQPGDHVVPLYIPQCKDCKFCNSPKTNLCSKIRVTQGKGLMPDGTSRFICKGQTIAHFMGCSTFAEYTVVADISLAKVDPSAPLEKICLLGCGIPTGYGAALNTAKVEPESTCAIWGLGAVGLAVALGCKKAGAKRIIGVDVNPGKFELAKTFGCNEFINPKDYDKPIQEVLIELTDGGLDYTFECVGNVNTMRAALESCHKGWGTSVIVGVAAAGQEISTRPFQLVTGRVWKGTAFGGWKSKDSVPKLVQEYLSKSLMLDEFITHTLPFEKINEGFDLLHGGSCLRAVLKY; encoded by the exons atgttGGATACTGCTGGAAAG GTAATTAAATGTAAAGCTGCAGTAGCATGGAAAGCAAAGGAGCCTCTTTCAATTGAAGAAGTTGAGGTAGCTCCTCCAAAGGCCCATGAAGTTAGAATCAAAGTTGTTGCTGTAGCTTTGTGTCATACAGATGCTTATACTCTAGACGGATTAGACCCAGAAGGAATTTTTCCATGTATTCTTGGTCATGAAGGCAGTGGTATTGTTGAGAGTGTTGGTGAAGGTGTTACAGAATTCCAGCCAG GTGATCATGTAGTTCCATTATACATTCCACAATGCAAGGATTGCAAATTTTGTAACTCTCCAAAGACAAATTTATGTAGCAAGATACGGGTAACCCAAGGGAAGGGTTTAATGCCTGATGGTACTTCCAGGTTTATTTGCAAGGGTCAGACTATTGCTCATTTCATGGGTTGCTCTACTTTTGCTGAATATACTGTAGTGGCTGATATTTCTCTGGCTAAG GTTGATCCTAGTGCACCACTTGAAAAGATTTGTTTGCTGGGTTGTGGAATACCTACTGGATACGGTGCTGCCTTGAACACAGCTAAAGTAGAACCTGAAAGCACATGTGCTATTTGGGGTTTGGGTGCAGTCGGTTTGGCAGTTGCACTTGGTTGTAAGAAGGCTGGTGCAAAACGTATTATTGGAGTAGATGTGAATCCAGGCAAATTTGAACTTG CAAAAACATTTGGATGCAATGAATTCATTAATCCCAAGGACTATGACAAACCAATTCAAGAAGTTCTGATAGAATTAACTGATGGTGGATTGGATTATACTTTTGAATGTGTCGGCAATGTTAATACTATG AGAGCTGCTTTGGAGTCCTGTCATAAAGGCTGGGGTACATCTGTTATTGTGGGTGTAGCTGCAGCTGGGCAGGAGATCAGTACTCGTCCTTTCCAGTTGGTGACAGGTCGAGTATGGAAAGGAACTGCATTCGGTGGTTGGAAGTCTAAAGACAGTGTACCTAAACTGGTACAGGAATACTTGTCAAAGTCTCTAATGCTGGATGAGTTTATCACACATACTCTTCCATTCGAGAAAATTAACGAgggatttgatttattgcatggAGGATCCTG CTTGAGAGCAGTGCTGAAATACTAA